TCAAGCAATAGAGCTACAGTGTCTGgggtttaaatgtaattatgatgTCGCTATCCTTAAAGAAAAACACCAGATTGTAATAGAGATAATGGCTGTGTGAGGTCATTTTATCAAACCACAGACTGTAGTTTTTCTCATCACAGTTGAGGTCATTTAAAGCTGCTATAAGGGAAATGCTGCCTTAATTAAAATGGGTCCCCAGGCACTATTTCAAAAGAATTTGTTTTGAGGTTTATTATTTGACAATCCCCATCAGTTAATATAGCTCAAACAAGCCACTGCCAAGACTGAACCTTCACTGGAAATATAAACCCTGATCAGGGATGACCACGAGCCGTTCAGTACTGTTCAGCAGTCCTATGACAACTAACACTTTTAAGGATGTTCTCAAGTGTAAGTGTCTGTCGCTGATCATTTGCTTTGCGGTTTTCTGCTACTTCTGCACAGTGATGAGGATCGTGCGTTTCAAAGGCCTTTCTCCAAATACagtaaaagccttttttttattatttctgttgcCAGTTTAATGTTTAGGTGCACACTCTGTCTTGGGATTTCATACTCTACCTGTAAGTGTTGATAAAGTCAtacaacaatctttttttttctttttcataacatGTCCAGTTTAAATTGAGCCCTATAACCCTAGATCTAACGTCCAGTTAAGAGCTCTTATAAATGAACATCCTACATCGTTATAGACTGTGAATCTGCCCAGCCACTTTTGAACAGTCCAATGCTACAGTTATTCATTATGTGCTGTTATCATTTTCTGCAGTTGCGTTGATATgagaataaatgcattttttttttctctatagtAAATTTGTCTATTCCCGATTTGGGGGCTATGGTGTTTGATAAAATCTCTCTATAAATAGACCTGCCCCTATTCAGAACACAGTCTGGAGTATTCTGATTGGAATTTTGTTATGTAACCGCACAGTCTGGACCTCAGAGATGCTGCTGGACTTGTTAGACAAGTTTGCCAAATGAACAGTGAAACCTTGCATAAAGGGCACCctgtgttttataatataataccTGAACACAGGAAGGTCTTATGcaataataaacaatgtaaacGCAAAGATTTACACAAAACGCTTGTTTATCTCATTTTGTTTGGGAGTGCATTCACTATTCCTCCTTAAAATTTCTAGGCTAGTTGACTATTAAAAGTTCAAAGCAGTGAACCCCTGTAAAGTGATACATATAAAGGACTTCTATGgactataatatacatttaataaacatccctaccaataaataaatacatgcataaattCAAGCACAATTTTACACCATGTTGTCATGTACCAGATTCTAATGGAATTGTAGTTGTGTACCAGGTTCTAATGGAATTGTTGTCATGTACCAGGTTCTAATGGAATTGTAGTCACGTACCAGGTTCTAATGGAATTGTAGTTGTGTACCAGGTCCTAATGGAATTGTTGTCACGTACCAGGTCCTAATGGAATTGTTGACACGTGTCAGGTTCTAATGGAATTGTAGTCACGtaccaggttttacacacacacacacacacacacacacacacacacacacacacacacacacacacacacacacacacttatatttCTGTTTGGTAtcagcagcaggcacagcactTCTCTGGAATGTCGTTGCTTACTGCTTAGACATGCTCTGCAGTGGCCCCAGGATAAATATTATAGGAAGGCTGCTAAACACTTCTGTAACTTATGTACAGACTGTGCTGAGCAGTAACAATATTTCACACAGGACTGACAGGCAATGACAGTATTTAAGGTGGAACAGCTGGATTCATTTGCAGGTGAGCCTGTTGACTGCTGGTGACCGCTGGATGATGTTTTACAGTCACTGCTTCCATAACACTGTTAGCTTTCTCAAACTCTGAGCAAGctgtgtgagaaagagagagctGTGGGTGCTGTGGGGGGAGTCTAGAGATTTTACAATTCATTTAACACGCTACATGAAGGTAGATACATGTGTATGTACACATAATTGCAGTGTTATTGTGGGCAGTTATAACACACTTTATGTGTATATCTTTTTGCACGATACATGTAAGAACaacattgtatcagaaaatggctaggaagggttagggttagggttagggttagggttagggttagatttggggttaggattagggttagggttagggtttcggCTATTTTGCAAAAAACGATTTACCCATTAAGTACatagtaactatgcataataacattgtaattatgtgtaagtacatgtgtatttactgaGCAACTACCatgcaaatacacagtacttAGAGGCACATTGTAAAGTGTCactacattaaatatataaagcCTCAAAACAGCCCACCTGAAAGAGTGCCCTTAATCATTTACATTCCCTTCCATTTCTTTAAAGCTCCCTTAAGTGGGTTTGATAGCATGTCCACATAAAACATCACCTTGGTTTGAACAGCACAATAATAGAGAGAATTCCAGTCACAAGCGCAGGCTCGAGTTCACAGTGATTAGTGCTGTAATATGAAAGACGCACAGTAAGTCACGCAATCCACAGCATCACTGCCCCTGTTTCTCAAGGTTACCTGCCTTCTTAAGAATCATTGCCTAGCATGTTATTACAAAGCAAAAGAACAAAGTGCTCGAGTGTGTTGAAGATTAGCTGTACTCTCACCCATTAAGAACAAGCTGTGAACCTGATCTGTTTGTTTCGTATGCTGTGTGTATTGCCGCTTTGCTGTGAATGGAAGTGGGTGGATTCACTGACACTCTTCCTTCCCCTTGACATATATAGACCAGTTTGAACAGGCCACAGGAGACATGCTTTTCATTGGGAGCTATTTTCATCTCATTTTAGTTACAAATTGAATCCCCTGCTGACGCCTGTTTTAGTCAGTTCAGTGACTGGATGTCAAAAACAAGTAAGTTGCAAGTGGTTGGTTAAGCCTTGATCCAGGAAAAAATCTGATTTAAGACAGATAGGgcttaaatattaaattagcctGCGTTAAATGTTAGCCACGTCTAATTTAAAGTGTTAAAGTATTTAAGACCATCATCCCCTAGATTTGACCAAAGGAGTATGGTAGTCTCAAATGACCTGGCAAGCCCAATACTTCATAAGTTCAATTATATGACGAAGATgtattaataacaatatataacaacTCTGGTAAAGTtactaaatacaaaatgatatcaagTAATCATGATGGaaaacagataataaataaataatagtgtcTAATATCATGTTATCCATACAaaccaacatatttttttaactaaacacttGAGATGCAGGGTTTTAGATCATATAAGGGCTATATATACATTATAGATCTCAGACCCAATCAGGTTGCTTAGAATCTTGAATCAGGAATAAATTTTTTGGTCTGATTTTTAAACgtgaaaagacattttaaaattgaaaataaatattgtccCACCGTGTGCTCTATTTAGAACAGATATAGTTTCACAAAAAGCTTCTTTCCAGTACATCAAAGTGGGCtccttgtttttttcttgaatcCCTAATGCCCTAAGCATTGGGTATGATGGCTTCTTCACTGTATGTCACAGCTGAGCAGTTAACTTGTTCGACATGTAAAGCTGCATGTTAGGGGCAGCGCAGTTAGCAGCATGCTTGTCAATGAGCTTGAATTCATTTGTCATGGCTGACTGGTTTCTAGGTTTTATGCGCTTTAGGGAATGTAAGTGTGGGTTGTTGGTTAATACCTAACCCAGCAATCTGTCCTCTAATCAGCAACTTTCTTGACGTCCTTTTTATTTGAAGAGAAGGGAATGTTTTAGTGCTCAGTAAGTGAGTTGACATGCTTGTTTTTGTCATTACcactattattattgttcattcTGATTGGTAGACACATCACGCGTGCTTTTAATGCTTGTGTGGTGGCTTCAGGTTCTTGGCACCTGGAGGAAGGAGCAGGGTAGTGTGGAAGGAGCAGGGTAGCGTGGAAGGAGCTTGTTTGCCTAGACTGCAGTGTTTACTTTGTGAAGTCCCTGAAGTTTTAATCAGTCTGACTGGGAAGAGCCAAAGTTCATTTCTCTATCAAATCTTTGAAGACACTTCTGGCCTCGCTGATAGATATTACAGGTCTTGCATCTCATATTTCTCTCAAATACCTGGACTAACTTGTTCTAGTCTGTCAGGAACCTACAGGCAGCTACCcaaaaagaaacttaaacacaaaataacattgctTACAGACGTCCATGCTCCCCCGAGGAATGACAGTGAGCAGATGAACAGCAAACTTTTTAAGGTAAGAGGCTTGGATCTGTTTGCTGAAAAGGAAGGAATGATACGATTGCATTAACGTTCACaagaataaaaatgacaaaaatgtgaGTTGTCATTCCTGCGGAATATACAGCTACTCACACCAAGGGATGTTGATTTAGTCAACAAGAAGTCCTGCTGGTTTGAATGTCATTGAGTCAACACTATACAGCTTGGTAATGCCAGCTAcatgcttttctgttttgtacattttatacacAAGCAATAGTAATGAAAAATTACTCGAAGGTCCTTAAAAGCCACCTGTTCTGGATtcagttttgttgtgttgttctttctCTGTAAAGTTGAATGAACTTTGGATTATCTTTAAAGGTATTGCGTGAGAAATGACACCATCTGGAATCTCACTGATTCACTATTTTAAACAATTCTAAACTAATTAGAGTTATGTCATCAGGTTTGAAACATTTTGCTGTAAAATGATTTCCAGCTGCTGGGTTATTGTCCCAAGCATTTGAAGGTTGAACAAGTTGAAAGCTGATTTTGTTATAGCAGTACCATTCCTGATGTGCTAAACATTAGTGTGAATTAAAATCATCTGCTGGTTGTTTAAAATCATTGTACCTTATCCTAACTCGCCGGATTTGGCAGCTCTTCCCatatggaaaaataatatattgcagttcatgttaaagcaataaaaatatatttaaaatacatggtaaTATATTGTCATCTCTTtcctaaatatatactgtatagagcaacatatttttaaaaatattgtcatacatttcagaaaacattCCAAATATATTGCAGCACATTCCTACAAGAATAGAAGATATATTTTATTGATGGCAGaatgctaaaatatattttggatttcatcaaaatatagtgcaatacattgtaaaaaaaaaaaaaaaaaaaaaaggttacttaTTGAAACAAAATCTTTGCAATTtcaacatgcataaaaaaaatgtaattccttttCTCTGACTCCgagtttaaatgtgttattaaataaataaataacattgtttaaggaacaataacaaattaaaactgaGGTCTACAGAATGTGTTTGCATCATAATCATTTAATAGAATGTTTCATACAGGAATggaacattgtttatttttaaaattttattccTTGGCAAATGTTCTGATATGCAAATGTACCAATAACAAAGTTTCTTTTGAGGTGTTGAAAGGAAATGCTTTTATATCATAGTTATTCATGATAATAACATCAGTCTTTTTGGACTAGAttctcagttttgtttttcatagaatataaaacaattttaattctaaaaagaaataataaacagcTGATTACTTCTAACAAGCCACTGTGGTACATTTCCGAGATGTTGAATTTTATTGGGTGCGTttttcatttctaaaaacaaatgtGCTAATGACAGTTAGGactaaatagctttgagaatctatccCATTATCTTTAAAACAAGTGTCAAATAAAGATGTTTATTTGTGCCGTCAAGAACAATCAGAACAATCAGAACTCCACACTGGTGCTGACGCTCTGATCCAGCAGCAGTTGCTGCAGGGGACCTGTTCCACTTAGCCATGTCTGGTATGATTGAGGAATTCTAAGCATGCAGTTTAACCATGTATTCTGAACCCATCTCCCATTGTTTTGCCTTGCCTTGAAGAGAAGTCTCCTGTCTGTGCTTCAGCCAGTCCTTTCCCTCAGGCCATTGTTTGCCCAAGGGCATATGAGGTGATGTGTGCAGTGCTAGGCGGTGCTCTTAAACTTGTATGTATCCCCTATTGCCTGCAGTGGTTCCATGAAAACTTTATATTTTGTCCTCAGGAACTGTTTCCTGTTTTCCAATTGGGCTGTTTCACTTTGGAGAAACCAGTCTGGCCAGATTGAGTTGGCTTGGTTTGCTTTGCAGTGAACTCCGGTCTCCACCCAGCAAAAAAGCAGTAGAAAATGGTCAAGTGACTTGATAGCCTTCTGGTGCATTTGATTAAGGGCCCCCTCTGGTACTGTATATCCGCCACTGTTTCGGTATTCTTCAAGCCGTTGCCAGCacaatttttttctgaaatgagaaGTGTCCGAATTGTTTATTACTGGTTTTGTGAACAGACAGAAATGCTCAGTTAACCTTGAGCCTCTGAGCTGCTGTATTCAGATCCAGAGTTCCATGGCTCTGTTTGTCAAACCTGATTAGCTTGCTGTTGAGATTCATTTAACGCTTTGAATCTGACAAGTCACTGGATCCACTCCAGTCATTGCACACTACAGCTCTAACACATTCCGCTGTGCTGTGGTGGAACTTTGTTTGCAAAAAAGACACACAGATTATATCTTAAAGAGAGACCTTACAAAGTGAATTTCACGCATGCACTCACATGGCTTTGTAAGTTGTAGATGTCTTAATAGAACCAGATTGATAGGAAATCTGATATAGACGTATCACTCTTTTATAAGCTAACTCGGAGCTGTGTTTGCTGAATTTAAAGAACATGACAGGCTTATTTCCTTTCAAAAGCAAATAATGTAGTAAACACCCTCTTGAAATCTGTGCTCATAAGAGCAAGCCTGCTGACTTGATATAttcctgttgtttttgttttatttaaatttttttatgacGGATTGTCGCATTTTGCTCAGTCCTCAGCCACTCCCTCCCACCTGTAGGAATGCACTGCCGATATAACACGACAAATAGAGAGCCCAGGTTTCAATGTGAATTCAACTCCCCTGGGCAGCAGAAGTTATTGCACTGCTGTGTCTTGGAAGGCTGGGAGCTAAGAAACGCACTGTGAGTTTTTATGCTAGGCTTTTGTGTTTCTTCTTCAGAAGAGTAAATGAGTACAAATGAGCTTGTTCATTTTAATAGGTAGTAAAGCAAAGGTCAAAACTTTACGATATTGGTTCTTCAGTAAAGGTTTAGGAAATGTGATACATTCTTAAATTGAATAATGAAGGGTGTTTATGGTATGATGATACCACCTAAAGGGATTATGAGAATACCCAACGTGCATGCAAATGAACATTTggttaacaatatatttaatgagAAATTATAACTGTATTTCTTAGAccaaaacatgcttttatttacGAGAATATGTCCGTAAATAAACAATGATTCAATGAATATATAGAAAATCACTTTAGAGAAGAAAATATCAATTCATTTGATTTTGGTGGTTTCCTTTTGCAATATTGTCTATTGACTAAACAACGATAAAATATTATTCTACACTTAATTGAGTAAGAACCATTCTGGAGTTCTGCTAAAAAAATTTGCTTGAGCTGTAATTAaccaaaaaatactttttgtttggaTGGCAAAATGTGtctatttaaactgtttaaactaAGCTCTTAAGTGAATTTTGTTATGCTGTACTTTAAACTTACTCAAAGATATATACTCCAGTAGgactaaaaatacactttttagacaaacatttcagtaaGTTCTTTATCAAAGCAGCAACATTATGCTAGGTAACACTGAATAGAAATGCCTACAaccatcaggtttttttttttcacagtgtttttggttttttaaaagcCATCATAAGGATAgcagcaattattattaatattactagtattaatattattattattattattattatttagtactaCTACTGTACTTTAATGTCATGGCACTGTACTTATTTGTCTAGAAGCATATGTTCTTGAGCAGTATAAGACTATTAATAATCAAAATGTTGGCTTAGCCACGCTTTACATTCTAGCTGTGTTTAGATGGTTGGAATTCTGAAATGGAGAGATTTTTAATGGAACCCAACAGTGTATTCAGTTTAGATGCAGCTCCACGTTAAACCCCGGTACACGCTGTGTTAAAAGTGTTAAGGgattaaaaacagtacagtacagtactatcaAATGGCGTATATCCCGAGTTAAAGGATGACTCCATCAATATAACGCAGGTGTCTTTGTTAAGAGGCCTTGCTCGAGGCGATTTGTCTCATAAACAGAATGCAAgcacaactgaaaaaaaagtacaaagtaaaaaaataaaaagcaattaaatcagaaaaaaatggtATTCCAATAAAGACAGCCCTTTGGGTTTTGGAAAAGAGGTTGCTTCTTCAGATGAAAATATATTATCTAAATGTGAAACACCACAAACAACTTCATAGCATGCCTGCAGGTGTCTCAAAGCAAATAAGGTATGTTTGTAATAAACTGATGAAAAAACAGCAGTAAATGCTACATGAAAACTGTGCAGTTCGGTCGCCAGTGTTTACAGTGTGACAGCACAACAGTTTGGATGGGAAACgacccattaaaaaaacaaatacaggcaTTGACTttggaaaaacagaaaacatgaggGTTCTGTGCGTGACGCCAGCACTTTGAGAGGAAAATCATAACCTCTTCTTTTGACCTGTTCTCATGTATTCCAAGAACAAAtctatgcttatatatatatatatatatatatatatatatatatatatatatatatatatatacacacacacacacacacacacacacacacacacacacacacacacacacacacacacacgtgttgcacgtttagaacaccccattgcttctgttgttttaatttgttgtgcatatgaaatcaaaccactataACTGAAAATCTTCtagcatatacagtgtgtgtatatatatatatatatatattatatatatatatatatatatatatatatacacacacacacacacacacacacaacactcttatttctatttaaatctaattttttttttcttcccataaGTGATTTAATAAACCCCTCAATAATACcactagagtaaaaaaaaaagtttattagtGATTTATGAGTCAATGAGTTAATGAGTCAAGACTTTTGATTTGCCCACCTGCTTTCATTTAAGCAGCGGTCACTGATTCACTgcggtggtatttagatctgctccTGTTAAGATGCTCATAATAGAAGCACTGTGACTTACATTCAAAGAGAATAGCACTGGGTTCTGTTGCTGACTTCCGTGTTGTTTCTTCCGCAGGCCTGTAAGGAAATGGAAGCAACTCATATTGACATATTAAAGGATCCCCTTGTCTCTAGCTCTGCTATGCAGGACACCAGAAAGAAGCGCAGGGTGGTGACCAAGGATGGGCACAGCAACGTTAAGGTTGACCACGTTGACGGCTTGGCCATGCTTTACCTGCACGACCTGTGGACCACTGTCATAGACATGAAATGGCGTTACAAGCTGACCCTGTTCTCTGCCACTTTCATGATGACCTGGTTCTTTTTCGGTCTCATCTTTTACATAATTGCCCTGATCCACGGGGACCTGGACGTGCCAGACACGGCGTCTAACCACACCCCATGTGTGATGAACGTGCAGTCCTTAACCGGGGCCTTCCTCTTCTCTCTGGAGTCACAGACCACCATCGgctatggcttccgtttcatcaCGGAGGAGTGCCCCCTGGCCATCTCCGTGCTGGTGGCCCAGCTGGTCTTGACTACCTTGGCGGAGATCTTCATCACTGGCACCTTTTTGGCGAAGCTGGCCAGACCCAAGAAGCGCGCAGAGACCATCATGTTCAGCCACAATGCGGTTATCACAAAGCATGACGGCAAACTGTGTCTCATAATCCGGGTGGCCAACATGAGGAAGAGCCTACTCATCCAATGCCAGCTCACGGGAAAGATGCTGCACACCTACGTCACCAAAGAGGGGGAGAAGATCCTCCTGAACCAGACTAGCATCCGCTTCCAGGTGGACTCTGCCTCCGACAGCCCCTTCCTGATCCTGCCAATGACTTTCTACCATGTGATCAACGATGCAAGCCCACTGAAAGACCTCACTGCCGCCAACCTGAGGGAGAAGGAGTTTGAGATCGTGGTTATCCTGAACGCCACGGTGGAGTCCACCAGCGGCACCTGCCAGAGCCGAACCTCCTACATCCCAGAGGAGATCCTCTGGGGCTATGACTTCATGCCTGTGGTGTTCAACTCCCCAAGTGGGAAATACATTGCGGACTTCAAACAA
The Polyodon spathula isolate WHYD16114869_AA chromosome 9, ASM1765450v1, whole genome shotgun sequence genome window above contains:
- the kcnj15 gene encoding ATP-sensitive inward rectifier potassium channel 15 isoform X2 gives rise to the protein MEATHIDILKDPLVSSSAMQDTRKKRRVVTKDGHSNVKVDHVDGLAMLYLHDLWTTVIDMKWRYKLTLFSATFMMTWFFFGLIFYIIALIHGDLDVPDTASNHTPCVMNVQSLTGAFLFSLESQTTIGYGFRFITEECPLAISVLVAQLVLTTLAEIFITGTFLAKLARPKKRAETIMFSHNAVITKHDGKLCLIIRVANMRKSLLIQCQLTGKMLHTYVTKEGEKILLNQTSIRFQVDSASDSPFLILPMTFYHVINDASPLKDLTAANLREKEFEIVVILNATVESTSGTCQSRTSYIPEEILWGYDFMPVVFNSPSGKYIADFKQYNKVIRSTDYFFATDLEKLKLEEEYRKDDQMEREGHLNEP
- the kcnj15 gene encoding ATP-sensitive inward rectifier potassium channel 15 isoform X1, translating into MNSKLFKACKEMEATHIDILKDPLVSSSAMQDTRKKRRVVTKDGHSNVKVDHVDGLAMLYLHDLWTTVIDMKWRYKLTLFSATFMMTWFFFGLIFYIIALIHGDLDVPDTASNHTPCVMNVQSLTGAFLFSLESQTTIGYGFRFITEECPLAISVLVAQLVLTTLAEIFITGTFLAKLARPKKRAETIMFSHNAVITKHDGKLCLIIRVANMRKSLLIQCQLTGKMLHTYVTKEGEKILLNQTSIRFQVDSASDSPFLILPMTFYHVINDASPLKDLTAANLREKEFEIVVILNATVESTSGTCQSRTSYIPEEILWGYDFMPVVFNSPSGKYIADFKQYNKVIRSTDYFFATDLEKLKLEEEYRKDDQMEREGHLNEP